The genome window CGGCGTTGTCCAGCACGGTGCGACCCTGCGCCAGCACGGCGGCGGTGAGGATGTTCTCGGTGGCCCCCACGGAGGGGAAGTCGAGGGTGATGGGGGCGCCCACGAGGGCGTCGGCCTCCGCCACCACGGCACCGTGTTGGATCCTGGTGCGCGCGCCCAGGCGTTCCAGACCGGATTGGTGCATGTCGAGAGGCCGGGAGCCGATCGCGTCGCCGCCGGGCAGGGCCACCACGGCGCGGCCGCAGCGGGCGGTCAGCGGCCCGAGCACGCAGACGGAGGCGCGGAACTGCCGCACGGCGTCGAAGTCGGCGTCGCTCGCGGGCAGGGAGGGAGTGGTGATGCGCACCAGGGGGCCGTCGATAGTGACGTAGCACCCCAGCCCCTCCAGCACTTTCTGCATGAGCGGAACGTCCAGGATCTCCGGGCAATTGCGCAGCGTGGTGGTCCCCTCCGCCAGCAAGGCCGCAGCCATGAGTTTGAGCACGCTGTTCTTCGCGCCGCTTACCTTCACGGCCCCTTCGAGGCGGGCGCCGCCTGTCACCACAAAACGATCTTTCACGCCTTCTGACCCTAGCGGGAAGCACAGCGCCCGGCTACCGCGCCGCTTATCGACGCCCCCGCGAGGCAGGTCAGGGCAGCGCCCCGATGCGCCGCGCCGCATTGACCGCCTCGTAGCGGGTGTGCGCGCCAAGTTTGCGCATGACGGAGCGCAGGTAGCTCTTAACGGTCTCCGGGCCGATCCCCATCTCCTCGGCCGCCTCCACGTTGGTGTGCCCCAGCGCCACGCAGGAGAGCACGTCTAGTTCCCTGGCGGAAAGTTTGGTGGACTGCTTGACCGGGGCGGGGCTAATCATCTCATCGCACACCAGCTCCAGTTCCCGGCGCACGTCATCCTCCGCGATGCGATTCGCCAGCATGCGCAGGCGCGAGTGCGTGGAGCGCAACTGCTCCCACTCGGCGGCATTTCCCCCACGCCCCATCTTCATCGAACCCGCCTTGGCAAAGGCGGCGGTGCGCATGGCCTCATTGACGGCAAAGTCTTGCTCCAGGGTGCGGGCCGTCATGGTGACCTCCTCGATCACCTTGTCCCCCAGGCGCACCGGGCTGTGCACGCCCACGTACAGCACGCCGCGGATCTCGCGGTGAACGATCACCGGCACCGCCACCAGGGAATACAGGCCCTCGTCCTGGATGGCCTTATCGTTCTCGTGCGAGATCAGGCTGGCCCGGGTGTAATCGCTCACCCCCACGGGACGCCGAGTGGTGACCACGCGGCCACCCACCCCCACGCCGGGTTCGATCACGAGGTTGTGCAGGGCCGGGGTGCGCAAGCCCACCCAGTGCGTGATCTGAAGCCTGCGCCCGGTAGTCATGCTGGCAAAAAGGGTCACCGGAATGCCGGTGGCGGTTTTCAGCGAGGTCAAAGCAGCGCGGATGGCGTCCTCGTCATCCCGAATCCGCTGAGCATCCATGGCAAGTTCCTCCTAGAACGCCCCGTGCGAGGGCCCGTCAAGCCGCCGCGCGGAGAGTTGGGCAATGGACATCATCTGTCAATTCTAACCCCCTAATGGGGGCAAAGGGAACTGCCCGAGCCACCGTGGAACCCGCGCGAGGCCGCCAAAGTATTGCCCCCGATCGCGGGGAGAAGCGCCCTCTCGGCCGCACATGCAGCATAAGGAACATGTCCGTTCACTCTTAGCGAACAGGTCTGTCTATAGGAATGGTGTACAGTGGGTCTCGCTGGTGGGCCACCCGGCTCGCCTGCGAAAATACCCCGATTTATATCCATAAAGGAGCACATCATGGCCCGCATCTATGAGAACATCACCGAGACCATCGGCCACACCCCCCTGGTGCGCCTGCATAGCCTGACCAAGGACCTAGACGCCGAGATTCTGGTGAAGGTGGAATCCTTCAACCCCGCCAATAGCGTGAAGGATCGCATTGGCAAGGCGATTATCGACGCCGCCGAGGCCGCCGGTGAACTCAAGCCCGGCGGCACCATCGTGGAGGCCACCTCCGGCAATACAGGTATCGCGCTGGCCCTGGTGGGCGCGGCCAAGGGCTACAACGTGGTGCTGACCATGCCGGAGACCATGTCCGCCGAGCGCCGCGTGATGCTGCGCGCCTACGGCGCGGAGATCGTGCTCACCCCCGGCTCCGCCGGTATGCAGGGAGCCGTGGACAAGGCCAATGAGATCGTGGCCGAGCGCGAGGGCGCGATCCTGGCCCGCCAGTTTGCCAACCCCGCCAACCCCGCCGTTCACCGCGCCACCACCGCCGAGGAGATCTGGGCGGACACCGAGGGCAAGGTGGACATCTTCGTGGCCGGCTTTGGCACCGGCGGCACCGTGACCGGCGTGGGCCAGGTGCTCAAGGAGCGCAACCCCGAGGCCCAGGTGTACGCCGTGGAACCCGCCGCCTCCCCCCTGCTCACCGAGGGCAA of Corynebacterium sp. 21KM1197 contains these proteins:
- the ramA gene encoding acetate metabolism transcriptional regulator RamA, with translation MDAQRIRDDEDAIRAALTSLKTATGIPVTLFASMTTGRRLQITHWVGLRTPALHNLVIEPGVGVGGRVVTTRRPVGVSDYTRASLISHENDKAIQDEGLYSLVAVPVIVHREIRGVLYVGVHSPVRLGDKVIEEVTMTARTLEQDFAVNEAMRTAAFAKAGSMKMGRGGNAAEWEQLRSTHSRLRMLANRIAEDDVRRELELVCDEMISPAPVKQSTKLSARELDVLSCVALGHTNVEAAEEMGIGPETVKSYLRSVMRKLGAHTRYEAVNAARRIGALP
- the cysK gene encoding cysteine synthase A; amino-acid sequence: MARIYENITETIGHTPLVRLHSLTKDLDAEILVKVESFNPANSVKDRIGKAIIDAAEAAGELKPGGTIVEATSGNTGIALALVGAAKGYNVVLTMPETMSAERRVMLRAYGAEIVLTPGSAGMQGAVDKANEIVAEREGAILARQFANPANPAVHRATTAEEIWADTEGKVDIFVAGFGTGGTVTGVGQVLKERNPEAQVYAVEPAASPLLTEGKAGSHKIQGIGANFIPEVLDRKVLDDVLTVNNEEAIEWSRKLGVEEGILGGISTGANIKAAVELASRPENKGKTIVTVVADFGERYVSTVLYEDIRG